Sequence from the Prunus persica cultivar Lovell chromosome G5, Prunus_persica_NCBIv2, whole genome shotgun sequence genome:
TCTCTCATGATCTAATATACCCCATGAATCAGGCTCACCTTCCTTTGACATGAGCTTCACAACCCAAATTCGAGTCAAGAACACCAATTTTGGCCCCTACAAGTATGATAGTAGCAGCCTCTCATTTCAGTACTAGGGTGTGACTCTAGGGCAGGTTGTCATTCCTAGGGGCAAGGCCCGGTGGCGTTTGACTGAAAAAATTGGAGCCACTGTGATTTTAAATTCCAAGGCATCGGAAAGCAATTCCAGTATTCTTGGCAAGCAATGAGTTGAAAGCAGGGGTTTTGACTCTGAGCAGCCAAGCCAAGCTTAGTGGGAAAGTGGAATTAATGTttgtgatgaagaagaagaaatctgCAGAGATGAATTGCACCATATCATGTAATCACTACTTGTAAGTCacattttctttccaaaatcaagatggaaaaaaaaaaaaacaagggttAATAGATTTTTGGCGTGAACACAAATTataagtttgtttttttttcttttaaaatcaatggttataagatcaaataatgaattaaaATGCACAAAACTAACTAATTACTTTAAAACACATATGAGCCTCATGTTTTTAGGCAGAGGCTTTCTAATCTTGTAATTTGTATAGACTCACTATTGTAAACTGAGTCCTCATGAGATTGCTCTTTTGACTTTTCCCCCTTTTGGTCCCAAAATTGGAGGAaagaattttgataaaaaaaaattgattgagGTGATCTAAAGAATTATATTTTCAACGAGGCTCTGTTTTTTAACTCCAAGGTAAATTGTATTGCAAAATGTTTGTTTAGATATGGAGATGATTTTCTATAATTAAAACCAAATTGTTTTCCCGAATTTCGGttcgatttttttaattttacaatGTATTGACGGTACTAATAAATTTGGCAAAAATCAAACGGAAGCACAGTTCAAACGAATAACAAGCAGTCTAGTAATTAAAACAGAACAGAGAAGCCCTGTAGTTGTACAACAAATGCAAGTCTCACTCGGGGACAAACTAAATATCAacgaattttaaaaaaaaatccaagaaCTATAGTCTTCATCACTCTGACGCCGAAGTAGCTTGTGTGTCTTCACTTGCAGTGTAAAGATTGGAGGGTCTTGGCAGTCACATCAAAAGCTATGGTGCAGTTCATGTTGGtagccttcttcttcttcattatgAACATAATTGCAACTTTTCCTTCCAATCTACCAACGCTATTGAGCGTCAAGACCCCGCTGCCCAATTCGGTTATTgcatttgaattcaaactcaCATTCGCATTTCTTTTTACGGTCGAAAGCCATCCAACCTTGCCCTTTGCGATATCAATTGCTCCCACAGTCTGGCCTTGGTGTTGAAACGTGACATTTCCAGCTTTGAACTTGTAGGAACCCCAGTTGGCTGAGTTCTTGATCCTGATTTGGGTTGTGAATTTCAAGTCGAATGAAGGCGTTGATTCCAAGCTTTGGACTTTGATGTCGCCTAGCCTGAACTTTGGGGTCTTAACTTTCATGACAGTGAGACTCATTGTGGTGATAACTATGATCTGAAACACAACGAAAATACTAATATAGatggccaatttgattttcttcttgcGTTTCAGCTCATCAGCGGACATCTGAGACTCTCCATCTCTTCTTGTGTGACCATTTGCTTGTCCT
This genomic interval carries:
- the LOC18776467 gene encoding uncharacterized protein LOC18776467 isoform X1, giving the protein MPEQNYPTYPLGQANGHTRRDGESQMSADELKRKKKIKLAIYISIFVVFQIIVITTMSLTVMKVKTPKFRLGDIKVQSLESTPSFDLKFTTQIRIKNSANWGSYKFKAGNVTFQHQGQTVGAIDIAKGKVGWLSTVKRNANVSLNSNAITELGSGVLTLNSVGRLEGKVAIMFIMKKKKATNMNCTIAFHVNEQSVSPVHCK
- the LOC18776467 gene encoding uncharacterized protein LOC18776467 isoform X2, giving the protein MPEQNYPTYPLGQANGHTRRDGESQMSADELKRKKKIKLAIYISIFVVFQIIVITTMSLTVMKVKTPKFRLGDIKVQSLESTPSFDLKFTTQIRIKNSANWGSYKFKAGNVTFQHQGQTVGAIDIAKGKVGWLSTVKRNANVSLNSNAITELGSGVLTLNSVGRLEGKVAIMFIMKKKKATNMNCTIAFHVNEQSVSPVHCK